From the Leptolyngbya sp. O-77 genome, one window contains:
- a CDS encoding polysaccharide biosynthesis tyrosine autokinase: MVSPVIKRYLVALDRHKWAGLTGFALVMGLSGVAALQPAPPTSYISRGMLGYAAPPVTVSQTNTALQQQAQVMTAETLLSDFVVETAVQQLATQQVRTDAFIIRRNAAVVVNPRPEGENRNRNAEEVGLRVLVQYRDPNDRVAQATVVALMQAMVDQSRLFNRQQIQQIIDNLNRLLPVVTQELRLAERDLEEYVRVEGPAIQAAQDGQLVGAITASQQQQRQIRLNLEAIAAQIRSLESRLGLSADQAYTSAALSADPIIADLRAKIYQNELQTQLLSRNLRPEHPTMLDLKHQQQSFEALLQQRVTEVIGGNQLAAPLASLSMIRQGSSLDPARQQLANTLVNLQTERESLAQQLEALRAAEQELRQEYTAVPNRQLEQSRLEQQVVLKRNFYDQIQAKLADVRLAAEETVGSLVVVQPPQTEIANAEGRNSLAILLVGGLVGLLVGGGLVLLLDSLDATFHTLPDLQLALRQQEVPILGLLPDLSGVADMEDMPLVLKADSPYLEPYERLRGNLRRAAGAGGLKSVVVTSLLGGEGKTVTAYNLAIASARAGKRTLLIEADLRSPSQATALRVAPNPDSQLEPLQHFDRGEFSLVPEIENLYILPSPGPQRQAAAILESGEVKRLLEDACGRFDLVVIDTPPLSRHTDALLLEPHTDGLLLVTRPGMTEDGLLTEAVDQFIESETIQFLGAVINGADVPVRSFSPTEPELEPIEDQPDLFPPAADPNPLSTRLIRAGKR, from the coding sequence ATGGTTTCCCCTGTCATCAAGCGATATCTCGTAGCGCTAGACCGCCACAAGTGGGCCGGGCTGACGGGGTTTGCGCTGGTAATGGGGCTATCGGGCGTGGCTGCACTCCAGCCCGCCCCGCCGACCAGCTATATCTCGCGGGGGATGCTGGGCTATGCCGCGCCGCCCGTCACCGTTAGCCAGACCAACACCGCCCTCCAGCAGCAGGCCCAGGTGATGACGGCAGAAACGTTGCTATCGGACTTTGTAGTAGAAACCGCAGTGCAGCAGCTTGCCACCCAACAGGTGAGGACAGATGCTTTTATCATTCGGCGCAACGCTGCGGTAGTCGTTAATCCCCGCCCCGAAGGAGAAAATCGCAATCGGAATGCGGAGGAAGTGGGGCTGCGGGTGCTGGTGCAGTATCGCGACCCAAATGATCGCGTAGCCCAGGCGACGGTGGTGGCACTGATGCAGGCAATGGTAGATCAGAGCCGCCTGTTTAACCGCCAGCAAATCCAGCAAATCATCGACAACCTGAATCGGCTGCTGCCTGTGGTGACGCAGGAGCTACGGCTAGCGGAGCGCGACCTGGAAGAATATGTGCGCGTCGAAGGGCCCGCAATTCAAGCCGCGCAGGATGGGCAACTGGTGGGCGCAATTACCGCTAGCCAGCAGCAGCAGCGCCAGATCCGGCTGAATTTAGAGGCGATCGCCGCCCAAATCCGCAGTCTAGAGTCGCGCCTGGGACTTTCCGCCGACCAGGCCTATACCTCTGCCGCCCTCAGCGCCGACCCCATCATTGCCGACCTGCGGGCCAAGATTTACCAAAACGAGCTACAAACCCAGTTGCTCTCGCGCAACCTGCGCCCCGAACATCCCACCATGCTGGACTTGAAGCACCAGCAGCAGTCCTTCGAGGCGCTGTTGCAGCAGCGGGTGACCGAAGTGATCGGTGGCAACCAGCTTGCTGCACCCCTAGCCAGCCTGTCCATGATCCGCCAAGGCAGCAGCCTTGACCCCGCCCGCCAGCAGTTGGCCAATACGCTGGTCAACCTGCAAACCGAACGAGAATCCCTCGCGCAGCAGCTTGAAGCCCTCCGCGCCGCCGAGCAGGAACTCCGCCAGGAATATACCGCCGTGCCCAACCGTCAGTTGGAGCAATCGCGGCTGGAGCAGCAGGTCGTACTGAAGCGAAACTTCTACGACCAGATCCAGGCAAAGCTGGCGGACGTGCGGCTGGCGGCGGAGGAAACCGTCGGCAGTCTAGTAGTCGTGCAGCCGCCTCAGACGGAGATCGCCAACGCCGAAGGGCGCAACAGTCTGGCGATTTTACTGGTGGGCGGGCTGGTGGGGCTGCTGGTGGGGGGCGGGCTGGTGCTGCTGCTAGATTCGCTGGATGCCACCTTTCATACGCTGCCTGACCTGCAACTGGCGCTGCGCCAGCAGGAAGTGCCAATTTTGGGTTTACTACCTGATTTGTCTGGAGTTGCCGATATGGAGGACATGCCGCTGGTGCTGAAGGCAGATTCGCCCTACCTGGAGCCGTATGAGCGGCTGCGGGGCAATCTGCGGCGGGCAGCGGGCGCGGGCGGCTTGAAATCTGTCGTGGTGACCAGTCTGCTGGGCGGCGAGGGCAAAACGGTAACGGCTTACAACCTGGCGATCGCCTCTGCCCGCGCTGGCAAACGGACGCTGCTGATCGAAGCCGATCTGCGATCGCCCTCCCAAGCCACCGCTCTGCGCGTTGCGCCCAACCCCGACAGCCAGCTAGAGCCGCTGCAACACTTCGACCGGGGTGAATTTAGCTTGGTGCCTGAGATTGAAAACCTTTACATTTTGCCAAGCCCCGGCCCCCAGCGACAGGCAGCCGCTATCCTAGAGTCGGGCGAGGTTAAACGCCTGCTCGAAGATGCCTGCGGTCGATTTGACCTGGTGGTGATCGACACGCCTCCCCTCAGCCGCCACACCGACGCGCTGCTGCTAGAGCCGCATACTGACGGGCTGCTGCTGGTGACCCGGCCCGGCATGACGGAAGACGGTCTGCTGACCGAAGCGGTCGATCAGTTCATCGAGTCAGAAACGATCCAGTTTCTAGGTGCGGTGATCAACGGTGCAGACGTGCCTGTACGTTCCTTCAGCCCCACAGAACCAGAGCTTGAGCCAATTGAAGATCAGCCCGACCTGTTTCCCCCCGCCGCCGACCCCAACCCGCTCTCTACCCGCCTGATCCGTGCCGGAAAGCGATAG
- a CDS encoding 4a-hydroxytetrahydrobiopterin dehydratase has protein sequence MHRNIEPQRNWIVSAGLGLVLAMGAGSRGAIALPVLLSSDEIARQMQDLSDWTLAGQEISCTYSFGNFVEAIAFVNRLVGSAEAAAHHPDLTIAYNRVTLRLTTHDAGGLTALDFRVAQAARAATNPGGSPLTCAAME, from the coding sequence ATGCACAGAAATATCGAGCCACAGCGCAATTGGATAGTGAGCGCTGGGCTGGGACTGGTGCTGGCAATGGGGGCCGGATCGCGGGGGGCGATCGCCCTCCCAGTCTTGCTCAGCAGCGACGAGATAGCCCGGCAAATGCAGGATCTATCTGACTGGACCCTGGCAGGACAGGAAATTTCCTGCACCTACTCGTTTGGGAATTTTGTAGAGGCGATCGCCTTTGTGAATCGCCTGGTGGGATCTGCCGAAGCCGCCGCCCACCACCCCGACCTGACGATCGCCTACAACCGCGTCACGCTGCGGCTCACCACCCACGACGCAGGCGGACTGACGGCTCTCGACTTTCGCGTTGCCCAGGCTGCTCGCGCTGCGACCAATCCTGGCGGCTCGCCGCTGACCTGTGCTGCGATGGAATAA
- a CDS encoding sensor histidine kinase — protein sequence MSQGNLPQNSQPSVSAHPANKPPQGYIELEAALDRVEQLLLRLSPERLAEGEEQQQDRGDRPTSSNASSTKSSGAKAASARSSQSAKLSQASDLLPASTTTPQNMDFADALLQIRASLSRVLDSYDHQVEQIQQQSAQSHSVASITQRIRQSLDPGEILNSTVIEVRQALQADRVVIHSFEDDAGSVIVAESVVAPWPSLLGERTSQAIAEQRIAYFRQGHYRIVDDIETGDYSPELLAIFRQQQTRAVLVAPILRDDQLLGLLSVHQCSGIRHWLPHEVDLLRYLSEQVAIALQQSRLYQQAQQLNADLEQQIVRRAEQMERVLKYESMLKRITDKVRDSLDESQILQAAVQELTLVLGLAGCNSALYDLEEGTSTIRYEYTHSIPTFYGRVAQMDDSPDIYHQLKQGLYFQFCSLYPNPQRGRVAMLACPIFVDANSSEGMEQAVLGDLWLIHRKEYVFNEFEIRMVQQVANQCAIAIRQARLYQAAQAQVTELERLNQLKDQFLSTVSHELRTPIANVKMAIHMLKTAPSEEKQKQYLSILESELAREEELINDLLDLQRLEESVFPITVERIDLPNWLPALVEPFRTRIANSQQTLEVSCPEDLPPLVTDPTILRRILAELLNNACKYTPKGLSIALEVSLQPPTEENGFTAHTIFRLQNQAEIPKADLPHIFEKFYRVLQVDRYRHGGTGLGLALVQKLVEQLGGTISADSADGWTSFTVRIPSR from the coding sequence GTGAGTCAAGGGAATTTGCCTCAGAATTCGCAGCCTTCGGTTTCAGCACATCCAGCCAACAAGCCTCCTCAGGGATACATCGAGCTGGAGGCGGCGCTGGATCGGGTTGAGCAGTTGCTGTTGCGACTGTCGCCAGAGCGTCTTGCTGAGGGGGAGGAGCAGCAGCAGGATCGGGGCGATCGCCCAACCAGTTCCAACGCTTCCAGTACCAAATCCTCTGGAGCCAAAGCCGCTAGCGCCAGATCCTCTCAATCAGCTAAACTCTCTCAAGCCTCTGACTTGCTGCCTGCATCGACCACCACACCACAGAATATGGACTTTGCAGACGCGCTGTTGCAGATTCGCGCCAGTTTGTCGCGCGTGCTAGATAGCTACGATCATCAGGTTGAGCAAATTCAGCAGCAGTCGGCCCAGTCGCACTCGGTCGCCAGCATCACCCAGCGAATTCGTCAGTCGCTTGATCCGGGCGAAATTTTGAACAGCACGGTGATCGAGGTGCGTCAGGCGCTCCAGGCTGACCGGGTGGTGATTCACAGCTTTGAAGACGATGCCGGGTCGGTGATTGTGGCAGAATCGGTGGTCGCGCCGTGGCCATCGCTCTTAGGAGAGCGAACCAGTCAGGCGATCGCCGAACAGCGCATTGCCTACTTTCGCCAGGGCCACTACCGGATTGTGGATGATATTGAAACGGGCGACTATTCGCCGGAACTGCTGGCCATCTTTCGCCAGCAGCAGACGCGGGCAGTATTGGTCGCGCCGATTCTGCGGGATGACCAGCTTTTGGGGCTGCTGTCGGTGCATCAGTGTTCTGGCATCCGCCACTGGCTGCCCCACGAGGTGGATTTGCTGCGCTATCTCAGCGAACAAGTGGCGATCGCCCTCCAGCAGTCGCGGCTTTATCAACAGGCACAGCAGCTCAATGCCGACCTGGAGCAGCAGATCGTGCGCCGCGCCGAGCAGATGGAGCGCGTGCTGAAATATGAATCCATGCTGAAGCGCATCACCGACAAGGTGCGCGACTCGCTGGACGAAAGCCAGATCTTGCAAGCTGCTGTGCAGGAGCTGACCCTCGTGCTGGGGCTGGCGGGCTGCAACTCGGCGCTGTATGACCTGGAAGAAGGCACCTCCACCATCCGCTACGAATATACCCACTCCATCCCCACGTTCTACGGTCGCGTAGCCCAGATGGACGATTCACCGGACATCTACCACCAGCTCAAGCAGGGGCTATATTTCCAGTTTTGCTCGCTCTATCCCAACCCCCAGCGGGGACGGGTGGCCATGCTGGCCTGCCCCATTTTCGTCGATGCCAACTCGTCCGAGGGTATGGAGCAGGCAGTGCTGGGAGATCTCTGGCTGATTCACCGCAAGGAGTACGTGTTTAACGAGTTTGAGATCCGCATGGTGCAACAGGTGGCAAACCAATGTGCGATCGCCATTCGCCAGGCCCGCCTCTATCAGGCAGCCCAGGCCCAAGTCACGGAACTAGAGCGGCTCAACCAGCTCAAAGATCAGTTCCTTAGCACGGTTTCCCACGAACTCCGCACCCCCATCGCCAACGTCAAAATGGCGATCCACATGCTGAAAACCGCCCCCAGCGAAGAGAAGCAAAAACAGTATCTCAGCATCCTGGAAAGCGAACTGGCACGAGAGGAAGAACTGATCAACGACCTGCTAGACTTGCAGCGGCTAGAGGAATCCGTCTTTCCCATCACCGTCGAGCGCATCGACCTGCCCAACTGGCTGCCCGCCCTCGTGGAACCCTTCCGCACCCGCATCGCCAACTCCCAGCAAACCCTCGAAGTCTCTTGCCCCGAAGACTTGCCGCCGCTGGTGACCGACCCGACTATCCTGCGGCGTATTCTGGCGGAGCTATTGAACAATGCCTGCAAGTATACGCCCAAAGGGCTAAGCATCGCCCTAGAGGTATCGCTCCAGCCGCCTACCGAGGAAAACGGATTCACCGCTCACACGATTTTCCGGCTCCAGAATCAGGCCGAAATTCCCAAGGCCGATCTGCCCCATATCTTTGAAAAGTTCTATCGCGTCTTGCAAGTCGATCGCTACAGGCACGGCGGCACGGGGTTGGGGCTGGCGCTGGTGCAAAAGCTGGTGGAGCAACTGGGCGGCACGATCAGCGCTGACAGCGCCGACGGCTGGACGAGCTTTACGGTCAGAATTCCGTCTCGCTAG
- a CDS encoding NAD(P)/FAD-dependent oxidoreductase, which produces MYTPFLYDRTRPVGSFWETTVDPVSGSALMGDRTCEVAIIGGGITGLSAALHLARAGVEACVLEAGIPAWGASGRNGGFCCVGATWLDRDELLKQFGREEVGRFFHQQRDGTELVRQMALEEGIDLDAQGDGEIEVAHRPNRWRSLEAAYEFFSEIAGYPCELWSPRELTERAYRSPEAHGALHVGVGFGLNPMKYSRGLAITLQQKSVALFAHSPVQRWETDGSGHRLHTPEGTLRAQRVIIATNGYTEDPLHPALSGRLLPVMSNIITTRPLTAAELAAQGWKTETPIYDTRNLLFYFRLLKDGRFLLGTRGGTRGTPPEADRYRQWMRRRLGEMFPAWRDVEISHYWSGLLCGSRALVPHVGQLADDPTLFYALAYHGNGVATATWSGRAIAHLLIGKISETDLATPFRQPLRRFPLPHLRPWYLRGMFSLYSLQDAW; this is translated from the coding sequence ATGTATACCCCGTTCCTCTACGATCGCACTCGTCCTGTGGGCAGCTTTTGGGAAACCACCGTAGACCCGGTGAGCGGATCGGCGCTGATGGGCGATCGCACTTGCGAGGTTGCCATCATTGGCGGCGGCATTACGGGGCTGTCGGCGGCGCTGCACCTAGCGCGGGCCGGGGTCGAGGCGTGTGTGCTGGAGGCGGGGATTCCAGCCTGGGGCGCGTCGGGGCGAAACGGTGGCTTTTGCTGTGTGGGGGCGACCTGGCTCGATCGAGACGAATTGCTGAAGCAGTTTGGGCGAGAAGAAGTGGGGCGCTTTTTTCATCAGCAGCGAGACGGAACCGAACTCGTCCGCCAGATGGCGCTAGAGGAGGGCATCGACCTGGACGCGCAGGGTGATGGCGAGATCGAAGTGGCCCATCGCCCCAACCGATGGCGATCGCTCGAAGCTGCTTATGAGTTTTTCAGCGAGATCGCGGGCTATCCCTGCGAACTCTGGTCGCCCAGGGAACTGACCGAGCGGGCCTACCGCAGCCCCGAAGCGCACGGGGCGCTGCATGTTGGCGTGGGGTTTGGGCTGAATCCGATGAAGTATAGCCGGGGGCTGGCGATCACCCTCCAGCAGAAATCGGTTGCCCTCTTTGCCCATAGCCCCGTCCAGCGCTGGGAAACCGACGGCAGCGGGCATCGGCTGCACACCCCGGAGGGAACGCTGCGGGCCCAGCGGGTCATTATCGCCACCAACGGCTACACCGAAGACCCCCTCCATCCAGCCCTGTCTGGCCGCCTGCTGCCCGTCATGTCCAATATCATTACCACGCGCCCCCTGACCGCCGCCGAACTCGCTGCTCAGGGCTGGAAAACCGAAACCCCCATCTACGACACGCGCAATCTGCTGTTTTACTTTCGCTTGCTGAAAGACGGGCGATTTCTGCTGGGCACGCGCGGCGGCACGCGAGGCACCCCGCCAGAAGCCGACCGCTATCGCCAGTGGATGAGGCGGAGGCTAGGCGAAATGTTTCCCGCCTGGCGCGACGTAGAAATTTCCCACTACTGGAGCGGGCTGCTCTGCGGCTCTAGGGCGCTCGTGCCCCATGTCGGGCAGCTTGCCGATGATCCCACGCTCTTCTACGCGCTGGCCTATCACGGCAACGGCGTGGCCACTGCCACCTGGAGCGGCCGGGCGATCGCCCATCTGCTAATCGGCAAGATTTCAGAAACCGATCTGGCAACCCCCTTCCGCCAGCCTCTCCGCCGCTTCCCGCTGCCCCACCTGCGCCCGTGGTATCTGCGGGGGATGTTTAGTCTGTATAGCTTGCAGGATGCCTGGTAA
- a CDS encoding geranylgeranyl reductase family protein, producing the protein MYDCIIVGAGPAGASAAYHLAKRDRSVLLLEKESLPRYKPCGGGVSPQVAEWFDFDFSPAISLKVNTLRYTWNMDDPVVAQLENLEPIWMVRRDVFDHFLVKKAQEQGATLKERTAVSGIEWRGNGWQVNTAQGPFLGTYLIAADGAKGCMAKWLGFGNRKRKLGGALEAEARQPIADDQTIHFEFGMVKNGYIWNFPKADGYSIGIGAFRGGEAQDFKHILTEYSRLFHVDFATTEQHGHPLCLWDGDQILHTQNALLAGEAACVVDPMTAEGIRPSIFTGVKAAEAIHAALSGNLEALEGYTHTIQQEWGQEMIWAKRLANAFYAAPSLGYRLGIKRPSATERMGQILCGKLGYRDVANRAIQRLSAGLISGM; encoded by the coding sequence ATGTATGACTGCATCATCGTGGGCGCTGGGCCTGCGGGCGCGAGTGCTGCCTATCACCTGGCAAAGCGCGATCGCTCGGTGCTGCTTTTAGAAAAGGAATCCCTGCCCCGCTACAAACCCTGCGGCGGCGGCGTGTCGCCCCAGGTGGCTGAGTGGTTTGATTTTGACTTTAGCCCGGCGATTTCGCTCAAGGTCAACACCCTCCGCTACACCTGGAACATGGACGATCCGGTGGTGGCTCAGCTTGAAAACCTAGAGCCGATCTGGATGGTGCGGCGCGACGTGTTCGACCATTTCCTGGTCAAAAAAGCTCAGGAGCAGGGCGCAACGCTCAAAGAGCGTACCGCCGTATCGGGTATTGAATGGCGAGGCAACGGCTGGCAGGTCAACACCGCGCAGGGCCCGTTTCTAGGAACCTATCTGATCGCTGCCGACGGAGCAAAGGGCTGCATGGCAAAGTGGCTGGGGTTTGGCAACCGCAAGCGGAAACTGGGCGGTGCGCTGGAGGCAGAGGCCCGCCAGCCCATTGCCGATGACCAGACCATCCACTTCGAGTTTGGTATGGTCAAAAACGGCTACATCTGGAACTTTCCTAAGGCAGACGGCTACTCCATTGGCATTGGCGCTTTTCGGGGCGGCGAAGCACAGGATTTCAAGCACATCCTGACGGAATACTCCAGACTATTTCATGTTGATTTTGCAACCACCGAGCAACACGGGCATCCCCTTTGCCTGTGGGATGGCGACCAAATCTTGCATACTCAAAACGCGCTGCTGGCTGGCGAAGCTGCCTGCGTGGTTGATCCCATGACAGCCGAAGGGATTCGCCCTTCGATCTTTACGGGCGTGAAGGCGGCGGAGGCAATTCATGCGGCACTGAGCGGCAACCTAGAAGCGCTCGAAGGCTATACCCACACCATTCAACAAGAGTGGGGCCAGGAAATGATCTGGGCAAAACGGCTGGCCAATGCGTTCTACGCCGCTCCCAGCCTGGGCTATCGGCTGGGCATCAAGCGGCCCTCTGCCACGGAGCGGATGGGGCAAATTCTCTGCGGCAAGCTGGGCTATCGCGATGTAGCCAACCGCGCTATTCAACGCCTCAGTGCCGGGTTGATTTCAGGAATGTAG
- a CDS encoding SH3 domain-containing protein — MALATCMAIALSAGAALAQIGRVTIDGLSVRTGPGESYPMTNVFRQGDRVEVIRRDGDWVYVRGDRGAGWVQRRHLSVEEGSSSSSRPPSSSDVVYESRGRIETRRYRTSGVAEIIRLRRDNEVSLRLRSSRAVLEYVGEVGETLGGDSVLRVRYFRSSELGDRYVPARGTCDLQTRDDDRSRDRIREIYCDVQPDDRYSEYWEYAASRFTTH; from the coding sequence GTGGCTCTGGCAACCTGCATGGCGATCGCCCTATCCGCAGGGGCCGCCCTGGCCCAGATCGGGCGCGTCACCATTGACGGACTTAGTGTTCGCACTGGGCCCGGCGAGAGCTATCCCATGACTAACGTGTTTCGGCAGGGCGATCGCGTTGAGGTGATTCGCCGCGATGGGGATTGGGTCTATGTGCGGGGCGATCGCGGGGCGGGCTGGGTGCAGCGTCGCCATCTGTCGGTCGAGGAGGGCAGTTCCTCTAGCAGCCGTCCGCCGTCTAGCTCAGACGTGGTCTATGAATCGCGGGGCCGCATAGAAACCCGGCGCTACCGCACGTCTGGCGTGGCGGAAATCATTCGTCTTCGCCGCGACAATGAGGTGAGCTTGCGGCTCCGCAGCTCCCGCGCTGTGCTGGAATATGTCGGAGAGGTAGGAGAAACCCTGGGCGGCGACTCGGTGCTACGGGTTCGCTATTTTCGCTCATCGGAATTGGGCGATCGCTATGTGCCTGCCCGTGGCACCTGCGATTTGCAAACCCGCGATGACGATCGCAGCCGCGATCGCATCCGAGAAATTTACTGCGACGTGCAGCCCGACGATCGCTACAGCGAATACTGGGAATACGCCGCTAGTCGGTTTACAACACACTGA
- a CDS encoding cupin-like domain-containing protein: MVTGLLDGLNWNLDFLLKHLGNLTFPVRQYGRDRYQQDKRTWQDTGSGVPTQSLNFSRYVEMLKSGEALKRDAYLGRCSLEGTPLEAAPQIRSAEAKLGLRLPATAINLWVGPGGHTSCLHYDPMDGTLMQLQGEKRVILFPPSQLYNLYPFSLFNYVRHGMKRRAVYSQVYPDRPDFEAFPRYREALEHCQQTVLKEGEALFLPAGWWHEVTSLGQGAVCSVNRFWHVLPWRRSLTNWSKWRVHLGVVMAAPHLAANILEAIASTDREQAFRKIMQRM, from the coding sequence GTGGTCACAGGGTTGCTGGATGGGCTGAATTGGAACTTAGACTTCCTGCTGAAACATTTGGGCAATTTGACCTTTCCGGTGCGGCAGTATGGGCGCGATCGCTACCAGCAAGACAAGCGCACTTGGCAAGACACTGGCAGCGGTGTACCGACGCAAAGCCTCAACTTTTCGCGCTATGTTGAAATGCTGAAATCGGGCGAAGCGCTGAAGAGAGATGCCTATCTGGGGCGCTGTTCGCTCGAGGGAACGCCGCTGGAGGCTGCGCCGCAGATCCGGTCGGCCGAAGCCAAGCTGGGACTCCGACTGCCCGCAACGGCGATTAATCTCTGGGTTGGGCCAGGAGGGCACACGTCTTGCTTGCACTATGATCCAATGGACGGCACGCTGATGCAGCTTCAGGGTGAAAAGCGGGTCATTTTGTTTCCGCCGTCCCAGCTTTATAACCTCTACCCGTTTTCCCTATTCAACTATGTGCGCCACGGCATGAAGCGGCGTGCAGTTTACAGTCAGGTCTATCCCGATCGCCCTGATTTTGAGGCATTTCCGCGCTATCGTGAAGCGCTTGAGCATTGCCAGCAGACGGTGCTGAAGGAAGGTGAGGCGCTATTTCTGCCTGCGGGCTGGTGGCATGAGGTTACGAGTCTGGGGCAGGGAGCGGTTTGCTCGGTGAACCGCTTTTGGCATGTCCTACCCTGGAGGCGATCGCTCACAAACTGGAGTAAGTGGCGGGTGCATTTGGGGGTGGTGATGGCCGCGCCCCATCTGGCTGCCAATATACTAGAGGCGATCGCCAGCACGGATCGAGAGCAGGCCTTTCGTAAAATCATGCAGCGGATGTAA
- a CDS encoding ABC transporter permease, with the protein MVVELEAFSPRRTRRPVGLYASLLPPLVWTTLLYFVPLALLISYSVWRLEAFDIVKEFSLVNFKTIFTNAAYRTVILRTVGTALGVTLIDIVLALPLGYFIARFGGKWRSLLTILVILPLWSSYLVRVFAWKIILGYNGVLNTALLSLGILQEPSTVFLYNSFSTVLTFVHVWLPFMILPIITAFERLPQDLLEASADLNAPPLTTFRRVILPLVTPGVFAGSISVFALTMGDYITPSLVGSPSGIMLGNVISSQFGVSYNWPLGAAFSLVVMLIVFVGLAIALRQGALEG; encoded by the coding sequence ATGGTAGTAGAACTTGAGGCGTTTTCCCCGCGCCGCACCCGCCGCCCAGTGGGGCTATACGCCTCGCTGCTGCCGCCGCTGGTATGGACGACGCTGCTCTATTTTGTCCCCTTGGCGCTGCTGATTTCCTACAGCGTGTGGCGGCTGGAGGCGTTTGATATTGTCAAAGAGTTTAGCCTGGTCAATTTCAAAACGATTTTCACGAATGCCGCCTATCGCACGGTGATTTTGCGAACCGTGGGCACGGCGCTGGGAGTGACGCTGATTGATATCGTGCTGGCCCTGCCGCTGGGCTATTTTATTGCGCGGTTTGGCGGCAAGTGGCGATCGCTCCTGACGATCCTCGTCATCCTGCCGCTGTGGTCAAGCTATCTGGTGCGGGTGTTTGCCTGGAAAATCATTCTGGGCTATAACGGCGTGTTGAATACGGCGCTGCTGTCGCTGGGCATTCTTCAGGAACCCAGCACGGTGTTCCTCTACAACTCGTTTTCGACCGTGCTCACGTTTGTTCACGTCTGGCTACCGTTCATGATCTTGCCTATCATCACCGCCTTCGAGCGATTGCCCCAGGACTTGCTAGAAGCCTCCGCTGATTTAAACGCGCCGCCGCTCACAACCTTTCGCCGAGTCATTCTGCCCCTAGTGACACCGGGCGTGTTTGCGGGTTCTATCAGCGTGTTCGCGCTGACGATGGGCGACTACATCACGCCGAGTCTGGTAGGCAGTCCCAGCGGCATTATGTTGGGTAACGTCATCTCGTCCCAGTTTGGCGTGTCCTATAACTGGCCACTGGGTGCGGCGTTTTCGCTGGTGGTGATGCTGATTGTATTTGTTGGGCTGGCGATCGCCCTCCGCCAGGGCGCGTTGGAGGGCTGA